The following are from one region of the Mixophyes fleayi isolate aMixFle1 chromosome 7, aMixFle1.hap1, whole genome shotgun sequence genome:
- the LOC142097163 gene encoding uncharacterized protein LOC142097163 encodes METIPEMTQYITNFSLDDCAKGNQGFTRVLLQLFGFLGHGKSSFINTCKYVLEDGEYKTYADVRYSDGGRTKARITYPLTETLTLVDNRGCPTMNNYEKGEIFAQLGNLLPLDEKVIWPNVKKGVQYNNKKDFTLVDRIIQSENVVKSSDFIFPIFVYSVKNGISSADREELKTLLKTVTELTGIFPVVVLTYKTYPNMREVKSIFEDMGVEQIFPLENFTPEDHIKTRGRHEEVLRFFREVIKDIEFRMETIWNPERERQKRKTFLVNFVHEREMKIQNDYMKNQSREKEQKEKKESEKNKESNSWCILQ; translated from the exons ATGGAGACAATTCCTGAAATGACTCAGTATATCACTAATTTCAGTCTAGATGATTGTGCCAAAGGTAACCAGGGATTTACCCGTGTTCTCCTCCAGCTCTTTGGCTTTTTAGGTCATGGAAAGTCATCATTCATCAACACCTGCAAATATGTCCTAGAAGATGGAGAGTATAAGACTTATGCAGATGTGAGATATTCAGATGGAGGTAGAACCAAGGCGAGAATCACATATCCACTGACGGAGACACTTACTCTAGTGGACAACCGAGGCTGCCCCACCATGAATAACTATGAAAAAGGAGAAATATTTGCCCAACTAG GTAATTTACTACCACTTGATGAGAAAGTTATCTGGCCAAATGTCAAAAAAGGTGTACAATATAACAACAAAAAAGACTTTACACTTGTGGACAGAATAATACAGTCGGAAAATGTAGTAAAATCATCTGACTTTATCTTTCCAATATTTGTGTACAG TGTGAAGAATGGAATCAGTTCTGCAGACAGAGAGGAATTAAAGACATTGCTAAAAACAGTTACAGAACTAACAG GAATTTTTCCAGTGGTTGTTCTTACCTATAAGACATACCCAAATATGAGAGAAGTGAAGTCCATTTTTGAGGACATGGGAGTAGAACAGATATTCCCACTTGAAAATTTCACCCCAGAAGATCACATAAAGACAAGAGGGAGACACGAGGAGGTTCTAAGGTTTTTTCGTGAAGTGATTAAAGATATTGAGTTTAGGATGGAAACAATTTGGAATCCAGAAAGGGAAAGACAGAAAAGGAAGACTTTTTTAGTTAATTTTGTCCATGAGCGAGAAATGAAGATACAAAATGattacatgaaaaatcagtcaagagaaaaagaacaaaaagagaagaaagaaagcgAGAAAAATAAAGAAAGCAATAGCTGGTGTATTTTACAGTAA